A single window of Thiomicrorhabdus immobilis DNA harbors:
- a CDS encoding acetolactate synthase large subunit → MKAAELFVKCLENEEVEYIFGIPGEENLDLMDALLESNIQFILTRHEQGAAFMADVYGRLTGRAGVCLSTLGPGATNLVTGVADANMDRAPVVAIAGQASTNRLHKESHQVLDLVNLFKPITKYSTQILTPEVIPEVVRKAFKVAQAEKPGCSFIDFPENMADKTLDKKPLKRQSPLPSYANPLKIDQAAEIISQADYPIIIAGNGVLRSHASEALFEFATKLNIPVATTFMAKGALPCSNELSLGTIGLQAHDYISCGIDRADVVICVGYDIVEYHPHLWNRNPDTKIIHIDTQPAEVDEFYIVTAGLIGDIGQALSSIAAISKRHTGSPYQGLKQRIEETFHQFDSNQDFPVKPQRILSDLRKALDAKDIIVSDVGAHKMWIARMYQAQHPNSCIISNGFASMGIALPGAIAAKLAKPNQISVAVTGDAGFLMNVQEIETAVRLNIPIIVLIWNDQQYGLIKWKQMNQFGRESNVSFNNPDFVKLAEAFGAKGYRIQQTDDLLPTLKQAIEDNCVVLIDCPVDYSENLKLTHELGAMICPT, encoded by the coding sequence ATGAAAGCCGCAGAGTTATTTGTGAAATGTTTGGAAAACGAAGAGGTTGAATATATCTTCGGTATTCCAGGAGAAGAAAATCTGGATTTAATGGATGCGCTTTTGGAGAGCAATATACAGTTCATTTTGACTCGCCATGAACAAGGCGCGGCGTTTATGGCCGATGTTTATGGCCGTTTAACCGGACGCGCTGGCGTGTGTTTATCCACCTTGGGGCCTGGTGCGACCAACCTGGTGACGGGTGTGGCTGACGCCAATATGGACCGCGCGCCCGTGGTTGCCATTGCCGGTCAAGCCAGCACCAACCGGCTACATAAAGAGAGTCATCAGGTATTAGACTTGGTCAACCTGTTTAAACCCATCACAAAATACAGCACCCAGATATTGACTCCAGAGGTCATACCAGAAGTAGTACGTAAAGCCTTCAAAGTGGCGCAAGCAGAAAAACCTGGCTGCAGCTTTATCGACTTTCCTGAAAACATGGCCGACAAAACTTTAGATAAAAAACCTTTAAAAAGACAAAGCCCACTGCCCTCCTATGCCAACCCGTTAAAAATCGATCAAGCGGCTGAAATCATTTCGCAGGCCGATTACCCTATTATCATAGCGGGTAACGGTGTGCTACGTTCACACGCCAGCGAAGCATTATTTGAATTTGCCACAAAACTCAATATCCCAGTGGCCACCACCTTTATGGCAAAAGGGGCTTTGCCGTGCAGCAACGAACTCTCACTCGGCACAATCGGCTTACAGGCTCATGACTATATCTCTTGCGGAATAGATCGAGCCGATGTGGTGATTTGCGTCGGTTACGACATCGTCGAATACCACCCTCACCTCTGGAACAGAAATCCGGATACCAAAATCATTCATATTGATACCCAGCCAGCCGAAGTGGATGAGTTCTACATCGTTACCGCCGGTTTAATCGGAGACATTGGACAAGCATTATCGAGTATTGCCGCAATCAGCAAACGTCATACCGGCTCACCCTATCAAGGACTTAAACAGCGTATCGAAGAAACCTTTCATCAGTTCGACAGCAATCAGGACTTTCCGGTCAAACCACAAAGAATCCTCAGCGACTTGCGTAAAGCCCTTGATGCCAAAGACATTATTGTCTCGGATGTTGGTGCGCACAAAATGTGGATTGCACGCATGTATCAAGCACAACACCCTAACAGCTGCATTATCTCTAACGGCTTTGCTTCAATGGGAATCGCGCTCCCTGGTGCGATTGCGGCCAAACTCGCCAAACCAAATCAAATCAGTGTTGCCGTGACCGGTGATGCAGGCTTTTTGATGAATGTTCAAGAAATCGAAACCGCCGTTCGCCTTAATATTCCGATTATCGTGTTAATTTGGAACGATCAACAATATGGCTTAATCAAATGGAAGCAGATGAATCAATTTGGCCGCGAGAGCAATGTATCATTCAACAATCCCGACTTTGTCAAACTGGCAGAAGCCTTCGGTGCTAAAGGCTACCGAATACAACAGACTGATGATTTGCTGCCAACCCTGAAACAAGCCATCGAGGATAATTGCGTGGTGTTAATTGATTGTCCGGTAGATTACTCTGAAAACTTAAAACTGACTCATGAGCTAGGTGCCATGATTTGCCCAACTTAA
- a CDS encoding DUF3817 domain-containing protein: MRFLKFMALLEGTSLLLLLFVAMPLKYQYGMPEYVSLVGRAHGGLFIAFNVVLFYHVGKGHLSETKGFLGLLASLVPFGTFVYKAKVLKAHSA; the protein is encoded by the coding sequence ATGAGATTCTTGAAGTTTATGGCGCTGCTGGAAGGTACGTCTTTATTGCTGTTGCTGTTTGTAGCTATGCCGCTTAAATATCAATATGGCATGCCGGAATATGTCAGTTTGGTGGGGCGAGCGCATGGTGGTTTGTTTATCGCGTTTAATGTCGTGTTGTTTTATCATGTCGGTAAGGGGCATTTATCTGAGACTAAGGGGTTTCTTGGATTGCTGGCTTCTTTAGTACCATTTGGTACTTTTGTCTATAAAGCCAAGGTGCTTAAAGCCCATTCTGCTTGA
- the rpsT gene encoding 30S ribosomal protein S20 — protein sequence MANSAQAAKRARQAERNRIKNVAQRSDMRTAVKKVLAAIAAGDKEAANVAFRSAQSKLDGMARKGIIAKNKAARSKSRINARIKAMA from the coding sequence ATGGCAAATTCAGCACAGGCAGCTAAGCGCGCACGTCAAGCAGAAAGAAATCGTATTAAAAACGTTGCACAACGTTCTGACATGCGTACTGCAGTTAAAAAAGTTTTAGCGGCAATCGCTGCGGGTGATAAAGAAGCGGCAAACGTTGCTTTCCGTTCAGCTCAGTCAAAATTAGATGGTATGGCGCGTAAAGGTATTATCGCTAAGAACAAAGCTGCACGTTCTAAGAGCCGTATCAACGCACGCATCAAAGCGATGGCTTAA
- the rlmH gene encoding 23S rRNA (pseudouridine(1915)-N(3))-methyltransferase RlmH, with protein sequence MVIHFITVGQKMPKWVQDGYAEYAKRLPKSCAIKLIELPMATRGKTGSADKYKAEEAKKILAAIPKGAQLIVLDEHGQQVTTKGLADKLEEWLASGQDVALVVGGPDGLEQSLIQQASWKWGLSKLTMPHPMVRILVAEQIYRAYSVIQNHPYHRE encoded by the coding sequence ATGGTCATTCACTTTATTACCGTTGGACAAAAGATGCCAAAATGGGTGCAAGACGGTTATGCGGAATACGCAAAACGCCTGCCGAAATCTTGCGCCATTAAATTAATCGAGTTGCCTATGGCAACTCGAGGCAAAACAGGTTCTGCCGATAAATATAAAGCGGAAGAGGCCAAAAAGATTCTAGCGGCGATTCCAAAAGGCGCACAGTTGATTGTCTTGGATGAACACGGTCAACAGGTGACGACTAAAGGCTTGGCGGATAAGTTAGAAGAGTGGTTGGCAAGTGGTCAAGATGTTGCCCTGGTGGTAGGTGGCCCCGACGGGTTGGAGCAAAGTTTAATCCAGCAGGCGAGTTGGAAGTGGGGGTTATCAAAACTCACCATGCCTCATCCGATGGTCAGAATTTTAGTTGCAGAGCAGATTTATAGAGCTTATTCGGTTATCCAAAACCATCCATATCACAGAGAGTAA
- the rsfS gene encoding ribosome silencing factor, with translation MSMDIKQIEDLIVKTLDDSKARDIQVMDVKGISSFADLMVVATGTSTTHVKALGSHVEQAFKDAGEPPLGVEAGPQPDWVLVDLGNAIVHVMTEGARAHYALDKLWDIKNQNAAEQATQEQVAD, from the coding sequence ATGAGTATGGATATTAAACAGATTGAAGACCTAATTGTAAAAACATTAGACGATTCAAAAGCACGTGACATTCAAGTGATGGACGTGAAAGGCATTAGTTCTTTCGCAGATTTAATGGTGGTGGCTACCGGTACTTCTACCACTCACGTTAAAGCATTGGGTTCTCACGTAGAACAGGCGTTTAAAGATGCTGGCGAACCACCTCTAGGTGTGGAAGCCGGGCCACAACCTGATTGGGTGTTGGTTGATTTGGGCAACGCCATCGTGCATGTCATGACAGAAGGTGCGCGTGCACATTACGCATTGGATAAGCTTTGGGATATTAAAAACCAAAACGCCGCTGAGCAAGCTACTCAAGAGCAAGTGGCAGACTGA
- the nadD gene encoding nicotinate-nucleotide adenylyltransferase, translating to MELIGINGGTFDPVHYGHLRPALEVMQSLGLQQVRFIPCYRPVHKNAPNVSAQQRSEMIRLAIKNQPKFVLDTIEMDKGGPSYMVDTLSILKQQFPDTGLVLMMGTDAFAKFDSWHHWSKILELANILVMHRPGEPVPQTGKSGEIYKQHCVSEYTQTQGQIRDMDVTQLDISSTLVRKYLQAGLSAEYLLPPCVMEYINKHGLYQPIESTNA from the coding sequence GTGGAGTTGATCGGCATAAATGGCGGTACCTTTGACCCGGTTCATTATGGTCACCTCCGCCCCGCTTTAGAGGTCATGCAAAGCTTGGGTCTGCAACAAGTGCGTTTTATTCCTTGTTATCGACCCGTGCATAAAAATGCCCCAAATGTGTCCGCTCAACAGCGTAGCGAAATGATTCGCCTGGCCATCAAAAACCAGCCTAAATTTGTTTTGGATACCATTGAAATGGATAAAGGCGGGCCATCTTATATGGTGGACACCTTGTCGATACTGAAGCAGCAATTCCCTGATACGGGGTTGGTGTTGATGATGGGAACCGATGCATTTGCCAAGTTTGATAGTTGGCATCATTGGTCAAAAATTTTGGAGCTAGCCAATATTTTGGTGATGCACCGTCCTGGTGAACCCGTACCTCAAACGGGTAAGTCGGGCGAAATATACAAACAGCATTGTGTGTCTGAATATACACAAACTCAGGGACAAATTAGAGATATGGATGTGACCCAGTTGGATATCAGTTCTACTTTGGTCAGGAAGTATCTGCAAGCAGGGTTGTCAGCCGAGTATTTGCTGCCACCTTGTGTGATGGAATATATTAACAAACATGGACTTTATCAGCCGATTGAGTCTACAAACGCATAA
- a CDS encoding glutamate-5-semialdehyde dehydrogenase: MNVKAYMTTLGEQARKASRALVRATTQEKNAALLAMATAIENSAEQLKSENAKDLANGKANGLDAAMLDRLAITDSGIASMAEGLRQIASLQDPIGEISDMSYRPSGIQIGKMRVPLGVVGIIYESRPNVTIDAAALCLKSGNAAILRGGSEAAYSNQALAACIQTGLKAAGLPATSVQVVETTDRAAVGELIAMPQYVDVIIPRGGKGLIERISEGARVPVIKHLDGICHVYIDDDADQDKAIKVAFNAKTHRYGVCNAMETLLVAESQAQAVLPILADMYAEKDVELRGCEKTRAIISANVATETDWATEYLAPILSIKVVADVNEAMDHIAEFSSGHTESIITENLSTTRRFLAEVDSSSVMVNASTRFADGFEYGLGAEIGISTDKFHARGPVGLEGLTSQKYIVLGDGSIRE; the protein is encoded by the coding sequence ATGAATGTAAAAGCGTATATGACAACATTAGGTGAGCAAGCTCGTAAAGCTTCTCGTGCTTTAGTGCGTGCCACAACTCAAGAGAAAAACGCCGCTTTGCTAGCGATGGCTACGGCTATTGAAAATTCTGCCGAGCAGTTAAAATCCGAAAATGCTAAAGACTTGGCGAACGGTAAAGCCAATGGTTTGGATGCTGCGATGTTGGATCGTCTAGCGATTACCGATTCGGGTATTGCCAGTATGGCAGAAGGCTTGCGTCAAATCGCTTCGTTACAAGACCCAATCGGTGAAATCAGTGATATGAGCTACCGTCCATCCGGCATTCAAATCGGTAAAATGCGTGTGCCTTTGGGTGTGGTCGGGATTATTTATGAATCTCGTCCTAACGTGACGATTGATGCGGCGGCTCTATGTTTAAAGTCGGGTAATGCAGCGATTTTACGCGGTGGTTCTGAGGCGGCATATTCTAACCAAGCTTTGGCGGCATGCATTCAAACAGGATTGAAAGCGGCAGGCTTGCCAGCGACTTCGGTACAAGTGGTAGAAACCACTGACCGTGCAGCGGTAGGTGAATTAATTGCTATGCCACAATATGTCGATGTCATTATTCCCCGTGGCGGTAAAGGGTTGATTGAACGCATCAGTGAAGGTGCAAGAGTGCCAGTGATCAAGCATTTAGACGGTATTTGTCATGTGTATATCGATGATGATGCCGACCAAGACAAAGCGATTAAAGTGGCCTTTAATGCGAAAACTCACCGTTATGGTGTGTGTAATGCGATGGAGACGTTATTGGTCGCTGAATCTCAAGCGCAGGCTGTGTTACCGATTTTGGCGGATATGTACGCTGAAAAAGATGTTGAGTTGCGTGGTTGTGAAAAAACCCGTGCCATTATCAGTGCGAATGTTGCCACTGAGACGGATTGGGCAACCGAGTACCTTGCACCGATTCTCTCCATTAAAGTGGTCGCCGATGTGAATGAGGCGATGGATCATATCGCCGAGTTCAGCTCAGGACATACTGAATCGATTATTACCGAAAACCTCAGTACGACCCGTCGATTTTTAGCCGAGGTGGATTCCAGTTCGGTCATGGTGAATGCGTCAACCCGTTTTGCCGATGGCTTTGAGTATGGATTGGGTGCGGAAATCGGTATCAGTACCGATAAGTTCCATGCGCGTGGCCCGGTTGGTTTAGAAGGCTTGACCTCACAGAAATACATTGTATTGGGTGATGGTTCGATTCGTGAATAA
- the holA gene encoding DNA polymerase III subunit delta, whose product MILASAFLNQVNSGSLAVKPIYLLYGEEPLFLRDSLDGLKKQLFSLGYMTSESYDVDANFDWQSLQMDTQAGSLFSESRMILINMPKGSPGRDGGKFFQDWCAYVQALPPEIVLVVLCERLDSRQVKAKWVTAIESAGLVVQAKPVPTNALPGWCQTQAQKQGLSLEPEAANLLADRVEGNLLAADQEITKLSLSLPAGSVITAQDILEHVVDQAHYQLFALATAMLNGNTAYSVQMLARLQQEGIEAPVILWLLSKELRQLIELSQLTQQISLNQAFQKCRIWQSRQGEYSSAMQRQGLQQWQALLKQALQIDMMIKGIKPTLNEREVWFGLADLVAKIAR is encoded by the coding sequence GTGATTTTAGCCAGTGCGTTCCTAAACCAGGTCAATAGCGGTAGCTTGGCGGTAAAGCCCATCTATTTACTGTATGGCGAAGAACCGCTGTTTTTACGTGATAGTTTGGATGGCTTAAAGAAACAGCTGTTTTCATTAGGTTACATGACCAGTGAAAGCTACGATGTCGATGCCAATTTCGATTGGCAAAGCTTGCAGATGGATACCCAAGCGGGTTCTCTGTTTTCCGAATCACGGATGATTTTGATTAATATGCCCAAAGGCTCTCCTGGGCGAGATGGCGGTAAGTTTTTTCAAGATTGGTGCGCTTATGTGCAAGCTTTGCCACCGGAAATTGTCTTGGTGGTGTTGTGTGAACGTTTGGATAGCCGTCAGGTTAAGGCCAAGTGGGTTACCGCAATCGAGTCGGCAGGCCTGGTGGTTCAAGCCAAACCGGTTCCTACCAATGCATTGCCGGGGTGGTGCCAAACTCAAGCACAAAAACAGGGGTTGAGTTTGGAGCCTGAAGCGGCGAATTTATTGGCTGACCGAGTGGAAGGTAATTTACTGGCCGCTGACCAAGAAATCACCAAACTCTCTTTGAGTTTACCTGCCGGTTCAGTGATAACCGCACAGGATATTTTGGAGCATGTGGTTGACCAAGCACATTATCAACTGTTTGCTTTAGCTACCGCGATGTTGAATGGCAATACCGCTTACAGTGTGCAAATGTTGGCGCGTTTACAACAAGAAGGTATTGAAGCACCCGTGATACTCTGGCTGTTGTCTAAAGAGTTAAGACAGTTGATTGAGCTTTCGCAGCTTACCCAGCAAATTTCGTTGAATCAGGCGTTTCAGAAATGCCGCATTTGGCAGTCGCGTCAGGGTGAATACAGCAGTGCAATGCAACGCCAAGGGTTGCAACAATGGCAAGCATTACTTAAGCAAGCTTTGCAGATTGATATGATGATAAAAGGCATTAAGCCGACGTTGAATGAACGTGAGGTGTGGTTTGGTTTAGCGGATTTAGTCGCAAAAATAGCGCGTTAA
- a CDS encoding LPS-assembly lipoprotein LptE, whose translation MLIFVQRFSIYALLAVMLLQLSGCGFHLRGLGSTGALPFKSAQIQADSNVREELVLALKRQLNSVQVEVLDNQTAEVQILLMPTQYQASRTSTRLGDATSQLLKMTQSFQVINLTSGEKIISGSSEVYRDRQINTAVALASDNELRTIQKSMSEELARQILDRVARALRNADKVTSKAKE comes from the coding sequence ATGTTGATATTTGTTCAACGTTTCAGTATTTATGCTCTTTTAGCGGTAATGCTACTACAGCTGTCAGGCTGCGGATTTCATTTAAGAGGTTTGGGTTCGACAGGGGCTTTGCCATTTAAATCGGCACAGATTCAAGCCGATTCCAATGTGCGAGAAGAGCTGGTCTTGGCTTTGAAACGTCAGTTGAACTCCGTTCAGGTTGAGGTGTTGGATAATCAAACCGCCGAGGTGCAAATTCTGCTGATGCCAACACAGTATCAAGCCTCCAGGACATCGACTAGACTGGGTGATGCAACTTCGCAGTTGTTGAAAATGACACAATCTTTTCAAGTCATCAATCTGACAAGTGGTGAAAAAATCATTTCAGGTTCAAGTGAGGTTTACCGTGATAGACAGATTAATACCGCGGTAGCTTTAGCATCGGATAACGAATTACGGACAATCCAAAAATCGATGAGTGAAGAGTTGGCGCGTCAGATTTTAGATCGAGTCGCGCGCGCTTTGCGAAACGCGGATAAAGTGACAAGTAAGGCAAAAGAGTAA
- the leuS gene encoding leucine--tRNA ligase: protein MSEVQYNPQQLEADIQKTWDDNQTFVVMEDQSKEKYYCLSMFPYPSGKLHMGHVRNYTIGDVISRFQRMQGKNVLQPMGWDAFGLPAENAAMQHNVAPAKWTYENIDYMRNQLKSLGLGYDWTREVATCHPEYYRWEQWLFTKLMEKGLVYRKLSVVNWDPVDMTVLANEQVIDGKGWRSGAPVERKEIAQWFLRITDYAEELLEGLDKLDGWPEQVKTMQRNWIGKSTGLQISFPIEGQDGNLDVYTTRPDTLMGVTYVAVAADHPLCKKAAVNNEPLERFIEECSHVSTAEADMETMEKKGVDTGVRVAHPITGEIVPVWAANFVLMGYGTGAVMSVPAHDQRDYEFAKKYDLDIKAVIAPNAEEMADVTEQAFTEKGILVNSGQFDGLKSKDALHAMAKALGEKNLGEKQTNYRLRDWGISRQRYWGCPIPVIYCPACGALPVPEDQLPVRLPEDVVPDGSGSPLAKMDSFKNCECPQCGGRAKRETDTFDTFFESSWYHARYTSKDNSEAMLDERADYWAPVDQYIGGIEHAILHLLYARFFHKLMRDQGLVKSDEPFKNLLTQGMVLLDGSKMSKSKGNTVDPQGLIEKFGADTVRLFIMFAAPPEQSLEWSDKGVEGAFRFLNRVWRQVHSHVEAGLVSAANSSEGLTKEAKAVRLKVHETLQKVSDDMGRRQTFNTAIAACMELMNELSKFDENSAQARGVMQEALETLVLMLSPMTPHMAQSLWESLGKTGLVVDATWPQVDESALVKSEIELMVQVNGKLRGKIEIAVDADKDSILAAAKAEEAVLKFIDGKEIVKEIVVPGRLVNLVVKG from the coding sequence ATGTCAGAAGTTCAGTATAACCCGCAACAACTTGAAGCAGATATCCAAAAAACTTGGGACGACAACCAGACCTTTGTGGTGATGGAAGATCAAAGCAAAGAGAAATATTACTGCCTGTCGATGTTTCCTTATCCAAGCGGAAAACTGCACATGGGGCATGTGCGTAACTATACCATTGGTGATGTTATCTCGCGTTTTCAGCGTATGCAGGGTAAAAATGTATTGCAACCAATGGGTTGGGATGCGTTCGGTCTGCCTGCGGAAAACGCGGCTATGCAGCACAATGTAGCGCCGGCTAAATGGACTTATGAAAACATCGATTACATGCGCAACCAGCTCAAGTCGTTAGGTTTGGGTTACGATTGGACTCGTGAGGTGGCGACCTGTCATCCAGAATATTACCGTTGGGAACAATGGTTGTTCACCAAGTTGATGGAAAAAGGTTTGGTTTATCGCAAACTTTCAGTTGTTAACTGGGATCCGGTTGATATGACGGTATTGGCGAATGAACAGGTTATTGACGGTAAAGGTTGGCGTTCTGGCGCACCGGTTGAGCGTAAAGAAATCGCCCAATGGTTCTTGCGTATTACCGATTACGCTGAAGAGCTGTTAGAAGGGCTGGATAAGCTGGACGGCTGGCCAGAACAAGTGAAAACCATGCAGAGAAACTGGATCGGTAAATCAACTGGTCTGCAAATCTCATTCCCAATCGAAGGCCAAGACGGCAATTTGGATGTTTACACCACTCGCCCTGATACTTTGATGGGGGTGACTTATGTTGCGGTTGCCGCAGATCATCCATTGTGTAAAAAAGCCGCGGTGAATAATGAACCATTAGAGCGTTTTATTGAAGAATGTTCGCATGTTTCTACCGCTGAAGCCGACATGGAAACCATGGAAAAGAAAGGGGTCGATACCGGCGTTCGTGTGGCTCACCCAATTACCGGTGAGATTGTTCCGGTTTGGGCGGCTAACTTTGTATTGATGGGTTATGGAACTGGCGCGGTGATGTCAGTGCCAGCCCATGACCAGCGTGATTATGAATTCGCCAAGAAGTACGATTTAGACATCAAAGCGGTGATTGCGCCAAATGCGGAAGAGATGGCCGACGTGACTGAACAAGCTTTTACCGAAAAAGGCATTTTAGTCAACTCTGGTCAGTTTGATGGCTTAAAGTCCAAAGATGCTTTGCACGCTATGGCAAAAGCATTGGGTGAGAAAAACCTAGGTGAGAAGCAAACCAACTACCGTCTGCGTGATTGGGGAATTTCCCGCCAGCGTTATTGGGGTTGCCCAATTCCGGTGATTTACTGTCCAGCGTGTGGTGCTTTGCCGGTTCCTGAAGACCAATTACCTGTACGTTTGCCAGAAGATGTGGTGCCGGATGGTTCGGGTTCGCCATTGGCTAAGATGGATAGCTTTAAAAACTGCGAATGCCCGCAATGTGGCGGTCGCGCAAAACGTGAAACCGATACTTTCGACACCTTCTTTGAATCGTCTTGGTATCACGCTCGTTATACCTCAAAAGATAATTCAGAAGCGATGCTGGATGAACGTGCCGATTATTGGGCGCCGGTTGATCAATACATTGGCGGGATTGAACACGCTATCTTGCATTTGTTGTATGCACGTTTCTTCCATAAATTGATGCGTGACCAAGGTTTGGTGAAATCCGACGAGCCGTTCAAAAACCTACTGACACAAGGTATGGTGTTGCTGGATGGTTCTAAGATGTCTAAGTCAAAAGGCAATACGGTTGACCCACAAGGCTTGATTGAGAAGTTTGGTGCCGATACGGTTCGCTTGTTTATTATGTTTGCCGCTCCTCCAGAACAGAGCTTGGAATGGTCGGACAAAGGTGTGGAAGGGGCGTTCCGTTTCTTGAACCGTGTTTGGCGCCAGGTGCATTCACACGTTGAAGCGGGTCTGGTTAGTGCGGCCAATAGTTCTGAAGGTTTAACTAAAGAAGCCAAAGCGGTGCGCCTGAAAGTGCATGAAACCTTGCAGAAAGTCAGTGACGATATGGGGCGTCGTCAAACCTTCAATACCGCCATTGCCGCTTGTATGGAATTGATGAACGAACTGTCTAAGTTTGATGAAAACTCCGCTCAAGCGCGCGGCGTAATGCAAGAAGCGTTGGAAACTTTAGTGTTGATGCTTTCACCAATGACACCGCATATGGCACAGAGCTTATGGGAATCATTGGGTAAAACTGGATTGGTCGTGGATGCGACTTGGCCGCAGGTGGATGAATCGGCACTGGTTAAATCTGAAATCGAGTTGATGGTGCAGGTAAATGGTAAATTACGTGGCAAAATCGAGATTGCGGTGGATGCTGATAAAGACTCAATTTTAGCGGCGGCCAAAGCCGAAGAAGCGGTGTTGAAATTCATTGACGGTAAAGAGATTGTCAAAGAAATCGTGGTACCGGGGCGTTTGGTTAACCTTGTGGTAAAAGGCTAA
- a CDS encoding zinc ribbon-containing protein — MSDNKMLKAYRTLLNHAKEFVIKAENKSWEALGESIQKAEQADHALAELSAQEFKQVQDDLHADLQQTAEYLAEVEQGVEEFIEMDLPVLEQYLADKALSLADPTNITLLRYRLAAAMDENHPVFSKPH; from the coding sequence ATGAGCGACAATAAAATGCTGAAAGCGTACCGTACCCTTTTGAATCATGCGAAAGAATTTGTGATTAAAGCGGAGAATAAAAGTTGGGAAGCTTTAGGTGAAAGCATTCAAAAAGCCGAACAAGCCGACCATGCTTTGGCGGAATTAAGTGCGCAAGAATTCAAACAGGTGCAAGATGATTTACATGCCGATTTACAACAGACCGCTGAGTATTTAGCCGAAGTCGAGCAAGGTGTTGAAGAGTTTATTGAGATGGACTTACCCGTTTTAGAGCAATACCTAGCGGATAAAGCATTAAGTTTAGCCGACCCAACGAATATCACTTTACTACGTTACCGCTTGGCCGCCGCAATGGATGAAAATCACCCGGTATTTTCAAAACCGCATTAG